A window of the Candidatus Eisenbacteria bacterium genome harbors these coding sequences:
- a CDS encoding DNA-formamidopyrimidine glycosylase family protein → MPELPFLEVLAENLAAHVSGRRIEGIDIRQPALLRQAVPAPESFEGEYLSLPSRVGKYLVFETESRRAIVIHLMRLGRLQVGRARQPSAASPASGSQARARALAKNVSARFRFDDGSELRLVEHGTEKKARLILADDLDQVEELTRLGPDPLRGELTLERFRDAARAAPRQLKSFLVDPSAISGIGNGLADEILYEARLSPLQRTDHVDDEDLGRLHAAVGEVIERQLALLRESAAGSLPQKEPVGHYTVHDHKGEPCPRCGTPIAWISYADRDTFYCPGCQTGGVPLKDRRLSKLLK, encoded by the coding sequence GTGCCGGAGCTTCCGTTCCTCGAGGTTCTCGCCGAGAACCTCGCGGCGCACGTCTCCGGGCGCAGGATCGAGGGCATCGACATTCGGCAGCCGGCGCTCCTGCGCCAGGCCGTACCGGCGCCGGAGAGCTTCGAGGGCGAGTACCTGAGCCTTCCCTCACGGGTGGGGAAGTACCTCGTCTTCGAGACGGAGTCCCGCCGCGCCATCGTGATCCACCTGATGCGGCTGGGGAGGCTCCAGGTGGGTCGCGCCAGGCAGCCCTCCGCTGCGAGTCCCGCGTCCGGCTCCCAGGCTCGCGCCCGCGCGCTCGCCAAGAACGTCTCCGCGCGCTTCCGTTTCGACGATGGGAGCGAGCTGCGTCTCGTGGAGCACGGCACGGAGAAGAAGGCGCGGCTCATCCTCGCGGACGACCTCGATCAGGTCGAGGAGCTGACGCGGCTCGGTCCCGACCCGCTGCGCGGCGAGCTGACGCTCGAGCGCTTTCGCGACGCGGCGCGCGCGGCGCCACGGCAGCTCAAGAGCTTCCTCGTCGATCCGTCCGCGATCTCCGGAATCGGGAACGGCCTCGCGGACGAGATCCTGTACGAGGCGCGACTGTCGCCGCTCCAGCGCACCGATCATGTGGACGACGAGGATCTCGGGCGCCTGCACGCCGCGGTGGGCGAGGTGATCGAGCGGCAGCTCGCGCTCCTTCGGGAGAGCGCGGCGGGCTCGCTCCCCCAGAAGGAACCGGTCGGGCACTACACGGTTCATGACCACAAAGGCGAGCCCTGCCCCCGCTGCGGAACGCCGATCGCGTGGATCTCCTACGCGGACCGCGACACGTTCTACTGTCCCGGGTGCCAGACCGGAGGCGTCCCGCTGAAGGATCGCCGGCTTTCGAAGTTGTTGAAATGA
- a CDS encoding TolC family protein: MNASRFGRPAAARLALALALATGAASSAAAQEASAGASGARASSLDSLLAAPAMTPDLLERAVLQRNPSLAAMAAARREAEARADRAGALMNPMVDVMVAPRVLGNDEFMAPGYVVDFRQNFPVFGERGLEGRAARAEARAVGEELRETRLDLLRDARRLYYEYYLAERGLEVNAELKSLLDQFRSVALQKYAAGIVGREDALQAEMELAMLDHQVVVLRRERRIVRSRLNALLHRSP, translated from the coding sequence ATGAACGCTTCCCGCTTTGGACGGCCCGCGGCCGCGCGGCTCGCGCTCGCGCTCGCTCTCGCGACAGGCGCGGCTTCGTCGGCGGCGGCGCAAGAGGCGTCCGCGGGCGCCTCCGGCGCGCGCGCCTCGTCGCTCGATTCCCTGCTCGCCGCGCCGGCCATGACCCCCGACCTGCTCGAACGCGCCGTCCTGCAGCGGAACCCGTCCCTCGCGGCCATGGCCGCGGCCCGGCGCGAGGCGGAAGCGCGCGCGGACCGCGCGGGTGCGCTCATGAACCCGATGGTCGACGTGATGGTCGCGCCCCGGGTGCTGGGCAATGACGAGTTCATGGCGCCCGGATATGTGGTCGACTTCCGTCAGAACTTCCCGGTCTTCGGCGAGCGCGGCCTCGAGGGACGGGCGGCCCGCGCGGAGGCGAGGGCGGTGGGCGAGGAGCTCCGGGAGACGCGCCTCGACCTTCTCCGCGACGCGCGGCGGCTCTACTACGAGTACTACCTGGCCGAGCGGGGCCTCGAGGTGAACGCGGAGCTGAAGAGCCTCCTCGACCAGTTCCGGTCCGTGGCCCTCCAGAAGTATGCGGCCGGCATCGTGGGGCGCGAGGACGCGCTTCAAGCCGAGATGGAGCTGGCCATGCTCGACCACCAGGTGGTGGTGCTGCGGCGCGAGCGCCGCATCGTGCGCTCGCGGCTGAACGCGCTCCTCCATCGCTCCCC